The window ACCTCGCGATGGGCGCGCTCCGCAAGGTGGGCATGGAGGACTTCGCCGATCGCCAGATCGCACAGCTTTCGGGCGGCCAGCAGCAGCGCGTCTTTCTCGCCCGTGCCCTCGTCCAAGACGCCGACGTCTACCTCATGGACGAGCCCTTCCAGGGCGTCGACGCGACCACCGAGCGTGCCATCGTGCGGCTTCTGCAGGACCTCCGCTCGCGCGGCAAGACCGTGCTCGTCGTCCACCACGACCTCCAGACCGTGCCCGAATACTTCGACTGGGTGCTGCTCCTCAACGTCCGCCGCATCACCGCAGGACCCGTCGCCGAGGTGTTCACCGAGGAGAACCTCCGTCTGACCTACGGCGGCCGCGTCCCCTTCGCGGGTCACGTCGCCGGACGGCAAAGGCTTGGGTAGTCCTTCGTGTTTAGTCCCTAGTCATTTGTCCTTGAACCATCGAAGATCCGCACACCACTGTCTCATACTTGCTCGATCTCACCCCTTGTCATGCTGAACTCGTTTCAGCATCTCTTCGATGCCTTGGTATTCCTCAATAGTCAGAG of the Bacteroidota bacterium genome contains:
- a CDS encoding metal ABC transporter ATP-binding protein; amino-acid sequence: MNPDSRQPTANSHAAIDVADLTVAYRDQPVLWDIDLAVPEGVLMAIVGPNGAGKTTLIKGILGLVPLAAGRVLVLGEAYERQRKRVGYVPQRGSVDWDFPTNVLDVVMMGRYGALGWLRRPGDAERDLAMGALRKVGMEDFADRQIAQLSGGQQQRVFLARALVQDADVYLMDEPFQGVDATTERAIVRLLQDLRSRGKTVLVVHHDLQTVPEYFDWVLLLNVRRITAGPVAEVFTEENLRLTYGGRVPFAGHVAGRQRLG